From the Tistrella mobilis genome, one window contains:
- a CDS encoding GTP-binding protein, translating to MGKEKFERSKPHVNIGTIGHVDHGKTTLTAAITKVLAETG from the coding sequence ATGGGTAAGGAAAAGTTCGAGCGCAGCAAGCCGCACGTGAACATCGGCACGATCGGTCACGTGGACCATGGCAAGACGACGCTGACGGCTGCGATCACGAAGGTTCTGGCCGAGACGGGCG